From Providencia sp. R33, a single genomic window includes:
- the dnaE gene encoding DNA polymerase III subunit alpha, with protein sequence MVSPRFIHLRVHSDYSMIDGLAKTGPLVKKVAAMGMPAFAITDFTNLCGLVRFYGAAHGAGIKPIIGADFYVESELLGDEISHLTILARNNEGYQNLTLLISEAYQKGYGAVGPTIKREWLATHKEGLILLSGGRKGDVGQFLLRGNQALVDECLEFYETHFPGCYYLELVRTGRPDEESYLHAAVELATKKGLPVVATNEVCFIESSDFDAHEIRVAIHDGFTLADPKRPKNYSPQQYLRTEEEMCELFADIPEALENSVEIAKRCNVTIRLGEYFLPQFPTGDMKTEDFLVMRSKEGLEERLEFLFPDEKVRAEKRPAYDERLEIELNVINQMGFPGYFLIVMEFIQWSKDNGVPVGPGRGSGAGSLVAYALKITDLDPLEFDLLFERFLNPERVSMPDFDVDFCMEKRDQVIDHVAQMYGRDAVSQIITFGTMAAKAVIRDVGRVLGHPYGFVDRISKLVPPDPGMTLEKAFEAEPQLPEIYEADEEVKALIDMARKLEGVTRNAGKHAGGVVIAPTKITDFAPLYCDAEGNNPVTQFDKNDVEYAGLVKFDFLGLRTLTIINWALEMINARRAKSNQEPIDIATIPLHDQKSFDMLQRSETTAVFQLESRGMKDLIKRLRPDCFEDMIALVALFRPGPLQSGMVDNFIDRKHGREEISYPDVEWQHESLKPVLEPTYGIILYQEQVMQIAQVLAGYTLGGADMLRRAMGKKKPEEMAKQRSVFEEGSIKNGVDGELSMKIFDLVEKFAGYGFNKSHSAAYALVSYQTLWLKAHYPAEFMAAVMTADMDNTEKVVGLVDECWRMGLKVLPPDINSGLYHFHVNDEGEIVYGIGAIKGVGEGPIEAIVEARQQGGIFKEIFDLCARVDIKKINRRVMEKLIMAGAFDRLGPHRAALMSSLEDALKAADQHAKAEAIGQADMFGVLAEAPEQVESSYASVPKWPEQVVLDGERETLGLYLTGHPITRYLSEIERYTNGLRLKDVNPTPRGQVTTVVGLVLSAKVITTKRGNRIGICTLDDRSGRLDIMLFSDALDKYQHMLEKDNILIATGQVSFDDFNGGNKMTVRELMDISEAREKYARGLAISLSDKQINDQLLNRLRSTLEPHRSGTIPVHLYYQKDDARAKLKFGVVWRVTPVDPLLNDLRTLLGSEQVELEFD encoded by the coding sequence ATGGTATCACCTCGTTTTATTCATTTGCGTGTGCACAGTGACTACTCGATGATTGACGGGCTCGCTAAAACGGGTCCATTGGTCAAAAAAGTGGCTGCAATGGGCATGCCTGCGTTTGCAATCACCGATTTTACTAACCTGTGTGGGTTAGTGAGATTCTACGGTGCTGCTCATGGAGCAGGTATCAAGCCGATCATTGGCGCGGATTTTTATGTAGAAAGCGAATTATTAGGCGATGAAATTTCTCACCTCACCATTCTTGCTCGTAATAATGAAGGATATCAAAACCTCACTCTCTTGATTTCAGAGGCTTACCAAAAGGGGTATGGCGCGGTAGGGCCAACAATTAAGCGTGAGTGGTTGGCGACTCATAAAGAAGGATTGATTCTACTTTCAGGTGGGCGTAAAGGGGATGTCGGGCAATTTTTATTACGGGGCAACCAAGCGCTTGTCGATGAGTGCCTTGAGTTTTATGAAACGCATTTTCCGGGCTGCTATTACCTTGAATTAGTGAGGACAGGCCGTCCCGACGAAGAAAGTTATCTTCATGCTGCCGTTGAGTTAGCCACGAAGAAAGGCCTGCCAGTTGTTGCAACCAACGAAGTCTGTTTTATTGAAAGTAGCGACTTTGATGCCCATGAAATTCGCGTTGCTATCCACGATGGTTTCACCCTAGCTGACCCCAAAAGACCGAAAAACTATAGCCCTCAGCAATACTTACGTACTGAAGAGGAAATGTGCGAGCTTTTTGCCGACATTCCTGAAGCGTTAGAAAACAGTGTAGAGATTGCTAAGCGTTGTAACGTTACGATTCGTCTTGGTGAATACTTCTTGCCGCAATTCCCAACTGGGGATATGAAAACAGAAGACTTTTTAGTCATGCGGTCAAAAGAAGGACTCGAAGAGCGCCTTGAATTTTTATTTCCTGACGAAAAAGTTCGCGCAGAAAAACGCCCTGCATACGATGAGCGTTTAGAAATTGAACTGAACGTGATTAACCAAATGGGGTTCCCTGGTTACTTCTTGATCGTGATGGAGTTTATCCAATGGTCAAAAGACAACGGTGTACCTGTTGGCCCAGGAAGGGGGTCTGGTGCAGGGTCATTAGTGGCTTATGCACTCAAAATTACAGACCTTGACCCATTAGAATTTGACCTTCTGTTTGAGCGTTTCTTAAACCCTGAACGGGTCTCGATGCCTGACTTTGACGTCGACTTTTGTATGGAGAAACGTGACCAAGTTATTGATCATGTGGCGCAAATGTACGGCCGTGATGCGGTATCACAAATTATTACCTTCGGTACGATGGCGGCAAAAGCGGTTATTCGTGACGTAGGGCGTGTCCTTGGTCACCCTTATGGTTTTGTGGATAGAATTTCTAAACTGGTTCCCCCTGATCCGGGAATGACATTAGAAAAAGCCTTTGAAGCCGAACCACAGCTTCCTGAAATTTACGAAGCCGATGAAGAAGTGAAAGCGCTGATTGATATGGCGCGTAAACTTGAAGGGGTGACACGAAACGCAGGTAAACATGCCGGTGGTGTGGTTATCGCACCAACCAAAATTACCGATTTTGCCCCACTGTATTGCGATGCAGAAGGGAACAACCCCGTTACGCAATTCGACAAAAACGACGTTGAATATGCAGGGTTAGTGAAGTTTGACTTCCTAGGTTTACGGACGCTAACGATCATTAACTGGGCGTTGGAGATGATCAACGCGCGCCGGGCTAAGAGCAACCAAGAACCGATTGATATTGCAACCATTCCATTACACGATCAAAAAAGTTTTGATATGTTGCAACGTTCTGAAACCACAGCGGTATTCCAGTTAGAATCCCGTGGAATGAAGGACTTAATTAAGCGGTTACGCCCTGACTGCTTCGAAGATATGATCGCTCTGGTGGCGTTATTCCGTCCAGGCCCGCTGCAATCAGGCATGGTTGATAACTTTATCGACCGTAAACATGGTCGTGAAGAGATTTCATACCCTGATGTAGAATGGCAACATGAATCGTTAAAGCCTGTTCTTGAGCCAACTTATGGTATTATTTTATACCAAGAACAGGTTATGCAGATTGCACAGGTTCTTGCGGGATATACCCTTGGTGGTGCGGATATGCTGCGCCGTGCAATGGGTAAAAAGAAACCGGAAGAGATGGCGAAGCAGCGTTCTGTTTTTGAAGAAGGTTCAATCAAAAACGGCGTTGATGGCGAATTGTCGATGAAAATCTTTGACTTGGTAGAGAAATTTGCCGGTTATGGGTTTAACAAATCGCACTCCGCAGCATATGCGTTAGTTTCTTACCAAACACTGTGGCTAAAAGCGCATTACCCTGCTGAATTTATGGCGGCAGTAATGACCGCGGATATGGATAATACAGAAAAAGTCGTTGGTTTAGTTGACGAATGCTGGCGAATGGGCTTAAAAGTATTGCCTCCAGATATCAATAGCGGGCTTTATCACTTCCATGTGAATGATGAAGGTGAGATAGTTTACGGTATTGGTGCGATTAAAGGGGTCGGTGAAGGTCCTATTGAAGCCATTGTTGAAGCACGCCAGCAAGGCGGAATTTTCAAAGAGATTTTTGACCTTTGTGCTCGGGTTGATATTAAAAAAATTAACCGCCGCGTGATGGAAAAATTGATCATGGCGGGGGCATTTGATCGCCTAGGCCCTCACCGTGCAGCGTTGATGTCATCCCTTGAGGATGCATTAAAAGCCGCCGATCAACATGCGAAAGCCGAAGCCATAGGCCAAGCCGATATGTTTGGTGTGTTAGCTGAAGCCCCAGAGCAAGTGGAAAGCTCGTATGCAAGCGTGCCAAAATGGCCAGAACAAGTGGTATTGGATGGGGAAAGGGAAACCCTTGGCTTATATTTAACGGGTCATCCAATAACGCGATACTTGAGTGAAATAGAACGCTATACTAATGGCCTTAGATTAAAAGATGTGAACCCAACCCCTCGTGGTCAAGTGACAACTGTGGTAGGTTTAGTACTTTCAGCTAAAGTCATTACAACCAAGCGTGGGAATAGAATTGGTATCTGTACGCTTGATGATCGTTCCGGTCGTCTGGATATTATGCTATTTTCAGATGCACTCGATAAATACCAACACATGTTGGAAAAAGACAATATCCTGATAGCCACCGGTCAGGTCAGCTTTGATGATTTCAATGGTGGTAATAAAATGACAGTGCGTGAGTTAATGGATATTAGTGAAGCAAGGGAGAAATATGCACGTGGACTTGCGATTTCACTGTCAGATAAACAAATTAACGATCAATTACTGAACCGGCTGCGCAGTACGCTTGAACCTCATCGTTCAGGCACTATCCCGGTTCATCTGTATTACCAGAAGGACGATGCCAGAGCCAAGCTTAAATTTGGCGTTGTTTGGCGTGTGACACCCGTGGATCCCCTTCTGAACGATCTTCGAACTCTGCTGGGTAGTGAGCAGGTAGAATTAGAATTTGACTAA
- the accA gene encoding acetyl-CoA carboxylase carboxyl transferase subunit alpha has translation MSLDFLDFEQPIAELEAKIDSLKAVSRQDNNLEVNLDEEVARLREKSVELTRKIFSDLGAWQIAKLARHPRRPYTLDYISRIFTDFQELAGDRAYADDKAIVGGLARLDGRPVMIIGHQKGRETKEKIRRNFGMPAPEGYRKALRLMELAERFNLPIITFIDTPGAYPGVGAEERGQSEAIARNLREMSRLSVPVICTVIGEGGSGGALAIGVGDKVNMLQYSTYSVISPEGCASILWKSADKAPLAAEAMGITAPRLKELKLIDNVVSEPLGGAHRNYDEIAAHLKARITEDLNELEVLDAEALKNRRYQRLMEYGYC, from the coding sequence ATGAGTCTGGATTTTCTTGATTTTGAACAGCCAATCGCGGAATTAGAGGCAAAAATTGACTCTCTAAAAGCCGTCAGCCGTCAAGATAACAATTTAGAGGTCAACCTCGATGAAGAGGTTGCTCGTTTACGTGAAAAAAGTGTTGAACTGACACGTAAAATTTTCTCTGATCTGGGTGCTTGGCAAATTGCTAAACTCGCTCGTCATCCACGCCGTCCTTATACACTGGACTACATCTCTCGCATTTTCACGGACTTCCAAGAATTAGCGGGTGATCGTGCTTATGCTGATGACAAAGCCATAGTCGGTGGCTTGGCGCGTTTAGATGGTCGTCCTGTTATGATTATTGGGCACCAAAAAGGGCGCGAAACGAAAGAAAAAATCCGTCGTAATTTTGGTATGCCAGCCCCTGAAGGTTACCGTAAGGCACTGCGCCTGATGGAACTGGCTGAGCGTTTTAATCTGCCTATTATCACTTTCATCGATACCCCGGGCGCATACCCAGGTGTTGGTGCAGAAGAGCGTGGTCAATCAGAAGCGATCGCGCGTAACCTACGTGAAATGTCACGTTTATCTGTCCCAGTGATTTGTACAGTCATTGGTGAGGGCGGTTCTGGTGGTGCGTTAGCCATTGGTGTGGGTGATAAAGTGAATATGCTGCAATACAGCACTTATTCGGTTATTTCCCCGGAAGGCTGTGCATCCATTCTGTGGAAAAGTGCAGACAAAGCCCCATTAGCTGCTGAAGCGATGGGAATTACTGCACCGCGCCTGAAAGAGCTAAAACTGATTGATAACGTGGTCTCTGAGCCTTTAGGTGGTGCGCATCGTAACTATGATGAAATCGCAGCTCACCTAAAAGCACGTATCACTGAAGATCTTAACGAACTGGAAGTATTAGATGCAGAAGCATTGAAAAACCGTCGTTATCAGCGCCTGATGGAATACGGTTATTGCTAA
- the skp gene encoding molecular chaperone Skp, producing MKKLLCAAGVSIALAMSAGAYAEKIAIVNVGEIFQNMPAREAVAKQLESEFKSRATELQNLEKDLQSRVEKLRRDGATMKQSEREKLESELMTKRDAFAEKAQKFEEDNRRRQGEERNKILTRIQDSIKSVAAKEGYDVVIDANAVAYAKDSIDITSQVQKQVK from the coding sequence GTGAAAAAATTGTTGTGTGCAGCGGGTGTGAGTATTGCTTTAGCAATGTCTGCGGGTGCTTATGCTGAAAAAATCGCTATCGTAAACGTTGGTGAAATTTTCCAAAATATGCCTGCGCGTGAAGCCGTTGCTAAACAGCTTGAAAGCGAATTCAAGAGCCGTGCTACTGAATTGCAGAATCTGGAAAAAGACCTGCAATCACGCGTAGAAAAACTGCGTCGTGATGGTGCTACCATGAAGCAAAGTGAGCGCGAAAAACTTGAATCCGAACTCATGACTAAACGTGACGCTTTTGCTGAAAAAGCGCAGAAATTTGAAGAAGACAACCGTCGTCGTCAAGGTGAAGAGCGTAATAAAATTTTAACTCGTATTCAGGACTCTATTAAGTCTGTTGCTGCTAAAGAAGGCTACGATGTCGTTATCGATGCAAACGCGGTTGCGTATGCAAAAGATAGCATCGACATCACCAGTCAGGTTCAAAAACAGGTTAAATAA
- the rnhB gene encoding ribonuclease HII, which translates to MEFIYPKANLIAGVDEVGRGPLVGAVVTAAVILDPNNPIAGLADSKKLSEKKREKLFDEIKEKALCWCIGRAEPEEIDKINILHATMLAMQRAVAGLSIVPEFVLIDGNRCPELPMPSQAVVKGDSLVQEISAASILAKVVRDREMVELDKAFPEYGFAKHKGYPTAYHLEKLAQYGATEFHRKSFAPVRRALDSQK; encoded by the coding sequence ATGGAATTTATCTATCCCAAAGCCAATTTAATTGCTGGCGTTGATGAAGTTGGGCGTGGGCCATTAGTGGGCGCAGTTGTGACTGCCGCTGTGATCCTTGATCCCAATAACCCGATTGCAGGGCTCGCAGACTCGAAAAAACTCAGTGAAAAAAAGCGCGAGAAACTATTCGACGAAATCAAAGAAAAAGCCTTATGCTGGTGCATTGGTCGTGCAGAACCTGAAGAAATTGATAAAATAAATATATTACACGCGACGATGTTAGCCATGCAGCGTGCCGTTGCTGGGTTATCTATCGTCCCTGAATTTGTTTTAATTGATGGCAATCGCTGCCCTGAGCTGCCAATGCCTTCACAGGCAGTGGTCAAAGGCGATAGCCTTGTGCAAGAAATTAGCGCAGCATCCATTTTAGCGAAAGTGGTGCGGGATAGGGAAATGGTCGAGCTGGACAAAGCATTCCCAGAATATGGCTTTGCAAAGCATAAAGGCTACCCAACCGCATACCACTTAGAAAAATTGGCGCAGTATGGTGCAACCGAATTCCATCGTAAAAGCTTTGCGCCTGTGAGGCGAGCTTTAGACAGTCAAAAATAG
- the lpxD gene encoding UDP-3-O-(3-hydroxymyristoyl)glucosamine N-acyltransferase: MSSIRLADLAQQLNAQLHGDGDIVITSIAPMHSANNQQITFLSDSRYSDKLAECQAAAVVLTAKDLESCKVAALVVDNPYLAYARMAQIMDTTPSPAEDIHASAVIADDAALGKNVAIGANAVIESGVILGDNVVIGAGCFVGKNTRIGAGTRLWANVSVYHNIEIGEHCLVQSGTVIGSDGFGYANDRGNWIKIPQLGTVIIGDRVEIGASTTIDRGALDNTVIGNGVIIDNQCQIAHNVIIGDNTAVAGGVIMAGSLKIGRYCMIGGASVINGHMEICDKVTVTGMGMVMRPITEPGVYSSGIPLQPNKVWRKTAALVLSINEMNKRLKNVERELDSQNQKNQ, encoded by the coding sequence ATGTCTTCAATTCGATTGGCTGACCTTGCTCAGCAGTTGAATGCACAATTACATGGTGATGGCGATATCGTCATCACCAGTATTGCTCCCATGCATTCAGCGAATAATCAACAGATAACTTTTTTATCTGATAGCCGTTACAGTGATAAATTGGCTGAATGCCAAGCTGCGGCGGTGGTCCTCACAGCAAAAGATCTCGAATCCTGTAAAGTGGCTGCACTGGTTGTTGATAACCCGTACCTCGCCTATGCACGGATGGCGCAAATCATGGATACCACGCCAAGTCCGGCTGAAGATATTCATGCATCCGCAGTGATTGCAGATGATGCAGCACTCGGTAAAAATGTCGCAATTGGCGCAAATGCCGTTATCGAAAGTGGTGTCATACTGGGCGATAACGTAGTAATTGGCGCAGGTTGCTTTGTGGGTAAAAACACGCGTATTGGGGCAGGAACCCGCTTATGGGCAAATGTCAGCGTTTACCACAATATTGAAATTGGCGAGCACTGCTTAGTGCAATCAGGTACCGTGATCGGCTCTGATGGCTTCGGCTACGCGAATGATCGTGGCAATTGGATCAAAATCCCTCAATTAGGCACCGTGATCATCGGAGATCGTGTTGAGATCGGCGCAAGTACAACAATTGACCGCGGCGCATTAGATAACACGGTAATTGGCAATGGGGTTATTATCGATAACCAGTGCCAAATTGCACATAATGTCATTATTGGTGATAATACCGCAGTTGCTGGCGGCGTAATTATGGCGGGTAGCTTAAAAATCGGCCGTTACTGTATGATTGGTGGCGCGAGCGTGATCAACGGTCATATGGAAATTTGCGATAAGGTCACAGTAACGGGAATGGGAATGGTCATGCGACCTATCACCGAACCAGGAGTTTATTCTTCAGGTATTCCTTTACAACCTAATAAAGTTTGGCGTAAAACAGCTGCTTTAGTCTTAAGTATCAATGAGATGAATAAGCGTCTGAAGAATGTTGAACGTGAATTAGATAGCCAAAATCAAAAAAATCAGTAA
- the fabZ gene encoding 3-hydroxyacyl-ACP dehydratase FabZ, producing MSDNHTLNIEEILELLPHRYPFLLVDRVLDFEEGKSLRAVKNVSFNEPFFQGHFPGKPIFPGVLILEAMAQATGILAFKSVGKLEPGELYYFAAVDNARFKRPVQPGDQMILEVEFIKERRGVARFKGVAKVDGEVACEAEMMCARRREV from the coding sequence ATGAGTGATAATCATACTCTGAATATTGAAGAAATTTTAGAGCTCCTTCCACACCGTTACCCATTCCTTTTGGTTGACCGTGTTTTGGATTTTGAAGAAGGCAAATCTTTGCGTGCAGTTAAAAATGTTTCCTTCAACGAGCCATTTTTCCAAGGACATTTCCCTGGTAAACCGATTTTCCCGGGTGTTTTAATTTTAGAAGCGATGGCGCAAGCAACGGGTATCCTTGCATTTAAAAGCGTTGGAAAATTAGAGCCAGGCGAACTGTATTATTTTGCAGCGGTAGACAACGCACGTTTTAAACGTCCTGTTCAGCCTGGAGATCAAATGATCTTAGAAGTTGAATTTATTAAAGAACGTCGCGGAGTCGCACGTTTTAAAGGCGTTGCAAAAGTTGATGGAGAAGTGGCCTGCGAAGCAGAAATGATGTGCGCCCGTCGCCGTGAGGTCTGA
- the lpxA gene encoding acyl-ACP--UDP-N-acetylglucosamine O-acyltransferase: protein MIDNTAYIHPSSIVEDGAIIGANVRIGPFCYVGANVEIGEGTELKSHVVVNGHTKIGRDNVIFQFASVGEANQDLKYQGEPTRVEIGDRNRIRESVTIHRGTVQDAGLTKVGDDNLLMVNVHIAHDCIIGNRCIIANNGTLGGHVTLGDYAIIGGMTAVHQFCKIGAHVMVGGCSGVAQDVPPYVIAQGNHATPFGLNLEGLKRRGFEKESLHAIRNAYKTLYRSGKSLEEAREEIAEAGKVNEHVKVFSDFLEDSAQSKRGIIR from the coding sequence ATGATTGACAATACTGCCTATATCCATCCTTCATCCATCGTCGAAGATGGCGCAATCATTGGTGCCAATGTGCGTATTGGCCCTTTTTGTTATGTTGGCGCGAATGTTGAAATTGGCGAAGGCACAGAGCTGAAATCCCACGTTGTCGTTAACGGCCACACAAAAATTGGTCGCGATAATGTGATTTTTCAGTTTGCGTCTGTTGGTGAAGCTAACCAAGACCTGAAATACCAAGGTGAACCAACTCGCGTTGAAATTGGTGATAGAAACCGTATTAGAGAAAGTGTGACTATTCACCGTGGTACTGTCCAAGATGCAGGCTTAACAAAAGTGGGTGATGATAACCTGCTGATGGTTAACGTGCATATTGCTCACGATTGTATCATTGGTAATCGTTGCATTATTGCAAATAACGGGACGTTAGGCGGTCATGTCACATTAGGCGATTACGCTATTATTGGCGGTATGACAGCGGTTCACCAATTCTGCAAAATTGGTGCACACGTTATGGTTGGTGGTTGCTCTGGCGTGGCGCAAGATGTGCCGCCATATGTTATTGCACAAGGTAACCATGCAACACCGTTTGGTTTAAATCTTGAAGGTTTAAAACGTCGTGGTTTTGAAAAAGAATCACTGCATGCCATTCGTAATGCATACAAGACGTTATACCGTTCAGGTAAATCATTAGAAGAAGCGCGTGAAGAAATCGCAGAAGCAGGGAAAGTCAACGAACACGTTAAAGTGTTTAGTGATTTCTTAGAAGATTCTGCACAATCTAAGCGTGGTATTATCCGTTAA
- a CDS encoding DMT family transporter, with protein sequence MRQYHYLIYAFSCVLIWSFIPIVSRFGQDGMDSFQFLFWSNLISVIAVISVALASGYTPAKLFILPCDIVAKVFVLGFLDCLFYLLLYYGYSIENGIAVLVIQYSWPLIIILLSVVLLKDRLSGRQIIGVMVGFIAVIITFTKGQITQLYVDNPTALLLVFSGAFCFALMSVFSRQYSIDPYISTVWLFIFSTLTSLVLLLSLSEMQLPPQGALWPTLINGVLINGVSYILWFKAMNAGNSTKIASVVFLSPVLSVLWLVLLLSEPFEIAYIIGVMLVIISGVLCVGVKRRSQQWSKR encoded by the coding sequence GTGCGACAATATCATTATTTGATTTATGCTTTTTCTTGCGTGTTGATTTGGAGTTTTATCCCGATCGTTTCACGCTTTGGGCAAGATGGAATGGATAGCTTTCAATTTCTATTTTGGTCAAACCTTATTTCGGTTATTGCCGTTATCAGCGTAGCATTGGCATCAGGCTATACACCTGCCAAATTATTTATTTTGCCCTGTGACATTGTAGCCAAAGTCTTTGTTCTTGGGTTTCTGGATTGCCTTTTTTATTTGCTGTTGTATTACGGTTATTCCATTGAAAATGGGATTGCTGTTTTGGTGATCCAATATAGCTGGCCACTAATTATTATTCTTTTATCGGTGGTGCTATTGAAAGACAGATTGTCGGGGCGGCAAATTATCGGAGTTATGGTTGGTTTTATTGCTGTTATCATCACTTTCACAAAAGGGCAAATCACTCAATTGTATGTGGATAACCCAACAGCCTTATTGTTGGTATTTAGCGGGGCATTTTGCTTTGCTTTAATGTCGGTATTTTCCCGCCAATATTCTATTGATCCTTATATAAGTACGGTTTGGTTATTTATCTTCTCGACATTAACTTCTTTGGTTCTCTTGTTGTCTTTGAGTGAAATGCAGTTACCACCTCAAGGTGCGTTGTGGCCGACGCTGATTAATGGGGTACTCATTAATGGCGTGTCGTATATCCTGTGGTTTAAAGCGATGAATGCAGGGAATTCGACAAAAATTGCCTCAGTGGTATTCTTATCACCGGTATTATCGGTCTTGTGGTTAGTGTTACTTTTAAGTGAGCCATTTGAAATAGCGTATATTATTGGGGTTATGTTAGTCATTATTTCAGGCGTTTTATGTGTTGGTGTAAAACGTCGTAGTCAACAATGGTCAAAAAGGTAA
- the lpxB gene encoding lipid-A-disaccharide synthase yields MIDNRPLTIGLVAGETSGDILGAGLIRALKEQVPNARFVGVAGPLMQAEGCEAWYEMEELAVMGIVEVLGRLPRLLSIRKDLTQRFTQLQPDIFVGIDAPDFNITLEGRLKAKGIKTIHYVSPSVWAWRQKRVFKIGRSTNLVLAFLPFEKAFYDRFDVPCRFIGHTMADAIPLHPDKLAARARLGIPENVKCLALLPGSRHSEVEMLSADFLKTAQILQQRFPDLHIVVPLVNEKRRLQFDTIKATAVPELSVHILDGQARDAMIAADATLLASGTAALECMLTKCPMVVGYRMKPFTFWLAKRLVKTPYVSLPNLLAEKEIVKELLQEECQPEKLAQELLPLLEGGEQVNQLKDTFLHLHQLIRCDADKQAAEAVLDLVKN; encoded by the coding sequence GTGATTGATAACCGTCCACTTACTATTGGCCTTGTTGCCGGAGAAACATCTGGCGATATCCTCGGTGCAGGGCTCATTCGTGCATTGAAAGAGCAAGTGCCTAATGCTCGCTTTGTTGGTGTTGCAGGCCCGCTGATGCAAGCGGAAGGCTGTGAAGCCTGGTACGAAATGGAAGAATTGGCCGTCATGGGAATTGTTGAAGTTCTCGGTCGGTTACCTCGCTTATTATCTATTCGTAAAGATTTAACCCAGCGTTTTACACAGTTACAACCCGATATTTTTGTCGGAATTGATGCCCCTGATTTCAATATCACCCTTGAAGGGCGCTTAAAAGCAAAAGGCATCAAAACTATTCATTACGTCAGCCCTTCAGTTTGGGCATGGCGCCAAAAACGCGTATTTAAAATCGGTCGTTCTACAAACCTAGTCTTAGCGTTTTTACCATTTGAAAAAGCATTTTATGACCGTTTTGATGTACCTTGTCGCTTTATCGGCCACACCATGGCGGATGCTATTCCCTTGCACCCTGATAAACTTGCTGCGCGAGCACGCCTAGGTATTCCCGAAAATGTAAAATGTCTCGCATTATTGCCAGGAAGCCGCCATTCAGAAGTGGAAATGTTGAGTGCTGATTTTTTAAAAACGGCGCAAATACTCCAACAACGCTTTCCTGATTTGCATATCGTGGTGCCACTGGTTAATGAAAAGCGCCGCCTGCAATTTGATACGATCAAAGCCACTGCTGTACCTGAGTTATCCGTACATATTCTTGATGGGCAAGCTCGTGATGCGATGATTGCTGCAGATGCGACACTGTTAGCCTCAGGAACCGCTGCTCTGGAATGCATGTTGACCAAATGCCCGATGGTGGTCGGTTACCGCATGAAACCATTCACTTTTTGGCTGGCTAAGCGCTTAGTTAAAACCCCGTATGTCTCCTTGCCGAATTTGCTGGCTGAAAAAGAAATTGTCAAAGAATTGCTGCAGGAAGAGTGCCAGCCAGAAAAATTGGCGCAAGAGCTTCTTCCATTATTGGAAGGTGGGGAACAGGTCAATCAACTAAAAGACACTTTTTTACATCTGCATCAATTGATCCGTTGTGATGCAGATAAACAAGCTGCAGAAGCAGTACTCGATTTGGTTAAAAATTAA